A region from the Paenarthrobacter aurescens genome encodes:
- a CDS encoding trans-sulfuration enzyme family protein, protein MSLSDQHAADLSPETVVVAAGRPDRAHDEPVNPPIVLSSTYFGTGSLGDGDRGYGRYANPTWDPFEDALAKLEGASLPGLLYASGLAAVSSALSLVPAGGVVVMPSHSYAGSLVMATELAEKGFLELRTVDITDTEAVKALIDPGNGKTADLLWIESPTNPMLGIADVQALTEAAHAVGAIVVTDNTFSTPLVQQPLSLGSDVVLHSVTKYLAGHSDVVLGALVTSNPELRATLLHHRIIHGGIAGPFEAWLALRGLRTLALRIERSQATAATLAERLSTHPRVEAIRYPGLPTDPGHERAKVQMKGFGSILCIQVAGDEQRSGADAADQLVRALQLWLPATSLGGVESLIERRRRHTAEPLSVPENLVRLSVGIENAEDLWSDLEQALKSLDG, encoded by the coding sequence ATGAGCCTTTCCGATCAGCACGCCGCCGATTTGTCTCCGGAAACCGTTGTAGTTGCAGCTGGTCGCCCCGACCGCGCCCATGACGAGCCCGTCAACCCGCCCATCGTCCTGTCCTCCACATACTTCGGGACAGGTTCATTGGGCGACGGAGACCGCGGCTACGGGCGCTACGCAAACCCCACCTGGGATCCTTTTGAGGACGCGCTGGCCAAGTTGGAGGGCGCCAGCCTGCCGGGCCTGCTCTACGCCTCCGGCCTTGCCGCGGTCAGCTCTGCACTCTCACTGGTCCCCGCCGGCGGTGTAGTGGTGATGCCCTCTCACAGTTACGCGGGCTCCCTGGTCATGGCCACTGAACTGGCAGAGAAGGGCTTCCTGGAACTGCGCACAGTGGACATCACGGACACCGAAGCCGTGAAAGCCCTCATCGATCCCGGTAACGGCAAGACCGCAGACCTGCTCTGGATCGAAAGCCCCACCAACCCCATGCTCGGCATCGCCGACGTTCAGGCCCTCACCGAAGCCGCTCACGCAGTGGGCGCAATCGTGGTCACGGACAATACTTTCTCCACGCCCCTGGTGCAGCAGCCCCTCAGCCTGGGGTCCGACGTCGTTCTTCACTCGGTGACCAAATACCTGGCCGGGCATTCGGATGTGGTCCTGGGAGCCCTCGTCACCTCCAATCCGGAACTGCGCGCCACGCTCCTGCACCATCGCATCATCCACGGTGGCATCGCCGGGCCGTTCGAAGCCTGGCTGGCTCTGCGCGGCCTCCGCACCCTGGCGCTGCGCATTGAGCGCTCGCAGGCAACAGCTGCAACCCTCGCCGAACGCCTCAGCACCCACCCGCGGGTTGAGGCGATCCGCTACCCCGGCCTGCCCACAGATCCGGGACATGAGCGCGCCAAGGTGCAGATGAAGGGCTTCGGTTCCATCCTCTGCATTCAGGTGGCCGGAGACGAACAGCGCAGCGGTGCTGACGCCGCGGACCAACTGGTCCGCGCTCTGCAGCTATGGCTGCCTGCAACATCCCTTGGCGGGGTGGAGTCACTGATTGAACGCCGACGCCGGCACACGGCTGAGCCGCTGAGCGTTCCGGAGAATCTGGTCCGGTTGAGCGTGGGGATCGAGAACGCGGAAGACCTCTGGTCCGACCTTGAGCAAGCGCTGAAGTCGCTGGACGGCTAG
- a CDS encoding DUF2516 family protein, which translates to MDGKILIAYVTSGVYFILGLVALALELWAFADCLRHRPTLFVAASKRTKTFWLALTGVALAIGALTLLSGGSGLGLFGIAAVTAACVYLADVRPALREAGSGGNRNVGPYGPW; encoded by the coding sequence GTGGACGGAAAAATTTTGATCGCTTACGTTACCAGCGGGGTTTACTTCATCCTGGGCCTGGTAGCTCTTGCCTTGGAACTGTGGGCCTTTGCGGACTGCTTGCGCCATAGGCCGACGCTCTTCGTTGCTGCGTCCAAGCGCACCAAAACGTTCTGGCTGGCGCTCACTGGCGTGGCGCTGGCGATCGGCGCCCTGACTCTCCTGTCAGGCGGTAGCGGCCTGGGACTGTTCGGCATCGCCGCGGTTACCGCAGCATGCGTCTACCTTGCCGATGTCCGTCCCGCCCTGCGCGAAGCCGGCAGCGGCGGCAACCGCAATGTGGGTCCGTACGGCCCCTGGTAA
- a CDS encoding class I SAM-dependent methyltransferase has translation MVQKAERVGSPRSRGGKPVGNITRGTTNPNRMRRLDRWLAGPQAWRLRAAVEPLVVDLGYGASPTTAVELFERLQTVRPDVRVCGIEIEPERVRTAKALERPGLSFHVGGFEVPVPGNPVLVRAFNVLRQYEEADVPGIWRLVQSRLAPGGLFIDGTCDEIGRRVTWVAMDAAKPLSLSFSVRFGSFELPSEVAERLPKALIHRNVPGEPIHAFLQAMDQAWLEAAPMASFGNRQRWTGMCRSLRDAGWPLLDGPARWRLGEVTVAWDAVAPL, from the coding sequence GTGGTGCAAAAAGCGGAACGGGTGGGCTCTCCCCGCAGCAGGGGCGGCAAGCCGGTTGGCAACATTACCCGCGGGACTACCAACCCCAACCGGATGCGCCGCCTGGACCGCTGGCTTGCCGGGCCGCAGGCTTGGCGGCTCCGCGCCGCCGTCGAGCCCTTGGTGGTTGACCTGGGCTATGGTGCCTCGCCCACCACCGCCGTGGAGCTTTTTGAACGGTTACAGACCGTGCGGCCGGATGTCCGGGTCTGCGGGATCGAGATTGAACCAGAGCGCGTACGGACCGCCAAAGCGCTGGAACGGCCCGGGCTGAGCTTTCACGTGGGCGGATTCGAAGTTCCCGTGCCGGGTAATCCTGTGTTGGTAAGGGCGTTCAACGTGCTGCGCCAATATGAGGAAGCTGACGTCCCCGGGATCTGGCGGCTGGTGCAGTCGCGGTTAGCGCCCGGCGGGCTCTTCATTGATGGCACCTGCGACGAAATCGGCAGGCGCGTCACATGGGTGGCCATGGATGCTGCGAAGCCCTTGAGCCTCAGTTTTTCCGTGCGGTTCGGCAGTTTTGAGCTGCCATCCGAGGTGGCGGAGCGGCTGCCGAAAGCCCTGATTCACCGCAACGTGCCGGGCGAGCCTATCCATGCCTTCTTACAGGCCATGGACCAGGCATGGCTGGAAGCTGCTCCCATGGCATCGTTCGGTAACCGGCAACGCTGGACGGGCATGTGCCGTTCACTGCGCGACGCCGGGTGGCCGCTTTTGGATGGACCCGCCAGGTGGCGCCTGGGTGAAGTTACGGTGGCGTGGGACGCGGTAGCGCCGCTGTGA
- a CDS encoding phosphoglyceromutase, giving the protein MTYKLILLRHGHSEWNAKNLFTGWVDVDLNDQGRKEAVRGGELLVENDILPDVLYTSLLKRAINTANMALDKADRGWIPVKRDWRLNERHYGALQGKDKAQTLAEFGEEQFMEWRRSYDTPPPPLSDDSEFSQAHDVRYKDLGDALPRTECLKDVLVRLLPYWESDIKEDLKAGKTVLVTAHGNSLRALVKHLDGISDDAIAGLNIPTGIPLVYELDEDFQPVNPGGTYLDPDAAAQAILAVANQGKK; this is encoded by the coding sequence ATGACTTACAAGCTGATTCTGCTGCGCCATGGCCACAGCGAATGGAACGCCAAGAACCTGTTCACCGGCTGGGTGGACGTTGACCTGAACGATCAAGGCCGCAAAGAAGCAGTTCGCGGTGGAGAGCTCCTGGTTGAGAATGACATTCTCCCGGACGTCCTCTACACCTCGCTCCTGAAGCGTGCCATCAACACCGCCAACATGGCCTTGGACAAGGCTGACCGCGGCTGGATCCCGGTCAAGCGCGATTGGCGCCTCAACGAGCGCCACTACGGTGCGTTGCAGGGTAAGGACAAGGCCCAGACCCTGGCCGAGTTCGGCGAAGAGCAGTTCATGGAATGGCGCCGCAGCTACGACACCCCGCCGCCGCCCCTGTCCGATGACAGCGAGTTCTCCCAGGCGCACGATGTCCGCTACAAGGATCTCGGCGACGCCCTGCCCCGCACCGAGTGCCTCAAGGACGTCCTGGTCCGTTTGCTCCCTTACTGGGAATCGGACATCAAGGAAGACCTCAAAGCGGGCAAGACTGTCCTGGTCACGGCCCACGGCAACTCGCTGCGCGCGCTCGTGAAGCACCTGGACGGCATTAGCGACGACGCCATTGCCGGCCTGAACATCCCCACGGGCATCCCGCTGGTGTACGAACTGGACGAGGACTTCCAGCCGGTAAACCCCGGCGGAACGTATTTGGATCCCGACGCCGCAGCCCAGGCCATCCTCGCAGTGGCCAACCAAGGCAAGAAATGA
- the phoU gene encoding phosphate signaling complex protein PhoU encodes MRKVFQEELTQVGDDLIEISKLVHEAITKATTSFEGADVDLAQDVIAADARIDFLQNSLDERAIDILALQGPVASDLRMIVGSLRMSASLERMGDLARHVAQLARLRYPATVIPASLTQTFKAMAQHDIEITAKVIELLETRDLEVARDILKINIAVDDLHLSVFKAIAAPEWNESPSTTVDVALASRYFERFADHGVSVARKVTYLVTGEWQPEGF; translated from the coding sequence GTGCGCAAGGTTTTTCAGGAGGAGCTCACCCAGGTAGGTGACGACCTCATCGAGATCTCCAAACTGGTTCACGAAGCGATCACGAAGGCTACTACTTCCTTCGAAGGCGCAGACGTGGATCTTGCCCAGGACGTCATCGCGGCAGATGCCCGAATCGACTTCCTGCAGAACAGCCTGGACGAGCGCGCCATCGACATCCTTGCTCTGCAGGGCCCTGTGGCCAGCGATCTTCGCATGATTGTGGGTTCGCTGCGCATGAGTGCGTCGCTGGAGCGCATGGGCGATCTCGCCCGCCACGTTGCCCAGCTGGCGCGGCTGCGCTACCCGGCCACCGTTATCCCCGCATCGCTGACCCAGACCTTCAAGGCCATGGCGCAGCACGACATCGAGATCACCGCGAAGGTCATTGAACTTTTGGAGACCCGGGACCTTGAGGTGGCCCGCGACATCCTCAAGATCAACATCGCCGTGGACGACCTTCACCTCAGCGTCTTCAAGGCAATCGCCGCCCCCGAATGGAACGAGAGCCCGTCCACCACCGTGGATGTGGCCCTTGCAAGCCGCTACTTCGAGCGCTTCGCCGATCACGGCGTCTCGGTAGCCCGCAAGGTCACCTACCTGGTGACGGGCGAATGGCAGCCGGAAGGCTTCTAG
- a CDS encoding cell wall metabolism sensor histidine kinase WalK, with protein MLIGVVAGLVGLSLGVFGMLAFRISERQRSIVDLDVNEPLLPEGAAEVLSVVGRAFVVVDAIDGVVRASPAAYAYGLVRGHTVVHKQLLDMTAKVRRDGVILEEQYELPRGPLGKGTIVVQVRAAMLGWEYIVLLADDRTEITRTEEIRNDFVANVSHELKTPVGAISLLAEALEASPDDEEAVRRFAKRMHKESGRLAALVQDIIELSRLQGANVAQQGHPVDINTVISEAVDRSQLPAESKNIQIVVGGHSDSLVFGDRDLLVTALRNLIDNAIRYSPENTRVGVGVRTREGVVAISVTDQGEGLTPEDQERVFERFYRVDAARSRHTGGTGLGLSIVKHVVSNHGGEVTVWSQPGQGSTFTVRLPEMEGQDDDAGLPPSAATAPSEQEPTAVVEPHPVSQQPHRVSQHVNDQKGASGAQEQGASA; from the coding sequence TTGCTCATAGGTGTCGTCGCTGGCCTGGTAGGCCTGTCGTTGGGCGTCTTTGGCATGCTCGCGTTCAGAATCAGCGAGCGGCAGCGCAGCATCGTGGATCTGGATGTGAATGAACCCCTGCTCCCTGAAGGTGCCGCGGAGGTGCTGTCCGTGGTGGGGCGTGCTTTTGTGGTGGTGGATGCGATCGACGGCGTGGTTCGCGCCAGCCCTGCGGCTTATGCGTACGGACTGGTGCGAGGGCACACGGTAGTGCACAAGCAACTCCTGGACATGACCGCCAAGGTCCGCCGCGATGGCGTAATCCTGGAGGAACAATATGAGCTCCCGCGTGGCCCGTTGGGCAAGGGCACCATTGTGGTGCAGGTCAGGGCAGCCATGCTCGGATGGGAATACATCGTGCTCCTGGCCGATGACCGCACCGAGATCACCCGCACTGAGGAGATCCGGAATGACTTTGTTGCCAACGTCTCCCACGAACTAAAAACTCCGGTGGGTGCCATCTCGCTCCTGGCCGAAGCCCTCGAAGCTTCGCCCGATGATGAAGAAGCAGTCCGCCGGTTCGCCAAGCGCATGCATAAGGAATCCGGCCGGTTGGCGGCCCTTGTCCAGGACATCATTGAACTTTCCCGCTTGCAGGGCGCCAACGTGGCCCAGCAAGGTCATCCGGTGGATATCAATACCGTCATCTCCGAGGCCGTGGACCGCTCCCAGTTGCCGGCGGAGAGCAAGAACATTCAGATCGTGGTGGGTGGCCATTCGGATTCCTTGGTGTTCGGAGACCGGGACCTCCTGGTCACGGCCCTGCGCAACCTGATTGACAACGCCATCCGCTACTCCCCGGAAAACACCCGGGTGGGTGTAGGTGTCCGGACGCGGGAGGGCGTGGTCGCCATTTCCGTCACGGACCAAGGCGAAGGCCTCACCCCGGAGGACCAGGAGCGGGTGTTCGAACGCTTCTACCGCGTGGACGCCGCACGTTCCCGTCATACCGGCGGCACCGGCCTGGGCCTCAGCATCGTCAAGCACGTGGTGTCCAACCATGGCGGTGAAGTGACGGTGTGGTCACAGCCCGGCCAAGGATCTACGTTCACCGTCCGGCTGCCGGAGATGGAAGGCCAGGATGACGACGCCGGCCTGCCGCCTTCCGCTGCGACGGCGCCTTCCGAGCAAGAGCCGACAGCCGTCGTCGAGCCTCATCCCGTGAGCCAGCAACCGCATCGCGTGAGTCAGCACGTGAATGATCAAAAGGGCGCCAGCGGCGCCCAAGAGCAAGGAGCCAGCGCTTGA
- a CDS encoding response regulator transcription factor: MSRILIVEDEESFSDPLSYLLGKEGFDVEVVDNGSDALVEFDRNGADLVLLDLQLPGTPGTEVCRQLRQRSSVPVIMLTAKDSEIDKVVGLELGADDYVTKPYSSRELVARVRAVLRRQGEPEELITSTVQAGPVRMDIERHVVSVNGEQVSLPLKEFELLEMLLRNSGRVLTRGQLIDRVWGSDYVGDTKTLDVHVKRLRSKIEPDPSAPRYLVTVRGLGYKFEP, encoded by the coding sequence TTGAGCCGGATTTTGATAGTGGAGGACGAAGAGTCCTTCAGCGACCCCCTGTCCTATCTCCTGGGCAAAGAGGGTTTTGACGTAGAGGTAGTGGATAACGGCAGCGACGCCTTGGTGGAGTTTGACCGCAACGGAGCCGACCTCGTCCTTCTGGACCTGCAGTTGCCCGGTACTCCGGGGACCGAAGTGTGCCGCCAGCTCCGCCAGCGCTCCAGCGTCCCGGTGATCATGCTGACCGCCAAAGATTCGGAAATCGACAAGGTTGTGGGCCTGGAGCTCGGCGCCGATGACTACGTCACCAAGCCCTACTCCTCCCGCGAACTGGTAGCCCGTGTCCGTGCGGTTCTGCGCCGGCAAGGGGAGCCGGAGGAACTGATCACCTCAACGGTTCAGGCTGGTCCTGTGCGCATGGACATCGAACGCCACGTGGTGAGCGTCAACGGTGAGCAGGTTTCCCTGCCGCTCAAGGAGTTCGAGCTGCTGGAAATGCTGCTCCGCAACTCGGGCCGGGTTTTGACCCGTGGCCAGTTGATTGATCGTGTGTGGGGTTCGGATTATGTGGGGGACACCAAGACCCTCGATGTCCACGTGAAGCGGCTTCGCAGCAAGATCGAACCGGACCCCTCCGCGCCCCGTTACCTGGTGACTGTGCGCGGGCTGGGCTACAAGTTCGAGCCGTAA